A stretch of the Ctenopharyngodon idella isolate HZGC_01 chromosome 14, HZGC01, whole genome shotgun sequence genome encodes the following:
- the si:ch211-153b23.5 gene encoding glutamine amidotransferase-like class 1 domain-containing protein 3, mitochondrial: protein MGGAATFSNISSQPDSFICVESKTFRKAAHFTAKSTLLTSITGKMVKNVAVILSGCGVYDGTEVHEASAVMVHLSRAGAKVQMFAPDVEMMHVVNHCEGKPGTEKRNVLEESARIARGDVTDLDKLDVKAFDALIIPGGFGVAKNLSNWATKGKDYTINDQVEKVIKGFHQAKKPMGMCCISPVLAAKAIPGCEITVGHDSECEKWPYAQVAITMSEMGCKHKNKNVGEVHVDSKNKLVTTSAFMCNAPIHEIFDGLGVMIKEVLKLA, encoded by the exons ATGGGAGGGGCCGCAACCTTCAGTAATATAAGCAGTCAGCCCGACTCGTTCATCTGTGTGGAGAGCAAAACTTTCAGAAAGGCAGCACACTTCACTGCAAAGTCAACTCTCTTAACAAG taTAACAGGCAAGATGGTAAAGAACGTGGCGGTGATTTTGTCAGGCTGTGGCGTGTATGATGGCACAGAGGTTCACGAGGCATCTGCTGTAATGGTACACCTGAGTCGTGCAGGTGCCAAG GTTCAGATGTTTGCACCTGATGTTGAGATGATGCATGTGGTTAATCACTGTGAAGGAAAGCCTGGAACAGAGAAGAGGAATGTGCTGGAGGAGAGCGCCCGCATCGCCCGGGGTGACGTCACTGACCTGGACAAGCTGGACGTCAAAGCATTTGATGCACTCATCATTCCAG GTGGTTTTGGAGTGGCTAAAAACCTGAGCAACTGGGCCACCAAAGGCAAGGATTACACCATCAATGATCAGGTTGAGAAGGTCATTAAAGGTTTCCATCAGGCGAAGAAACCCATGGGCATGTGCTGCATCTCCCCTGTGCTGGCAGCCAAAGCTATTCCAGGATGTGAGATCACTGTTGGCCATGACTCTGAGTGTGAGAA GTGGCCGTACGCTCAGGTGGCAATAACCATGTCAGAAATGGGctgcaaacacaaaaacaagaatGTTGGTGAGGTGCATGTGGATTCAAAGAACAAACTGGTGACTACAAGTGCGTTCATGTGCAACGCTCCAATCCATGAGATCTTTGATGGTCTGGGTGTCATGATCAAAGAAGTCCTCAAACTAGCCTAA
- the zgc:174917 gene encoding L-threonyl-[L-threonyl-carrier protein] 4-chlorinase isoform X2, whose amino-acid sequence MNRDAVEIQAQYEQQGYLSALPILSPEELQQARDAFAELERKHGVDYTAYSLHNIHQEYDWVMALAKHPRLLAVVTAVLGPDVILLDSRFICKYPVKKPESNGVIQSSNENKDGMPFVAWHQDMKYWGFDGGPVLSVWLALDDSLEDNGALQVIPGSHHSGLLPHHQSKRAGNMLSVNQEIPDELVQAENAILCPLKAGQMSIHDGLLVHASDPNTSDRRRCGYVIRYVPTCAYPIQDPERPRSFPDTVLVSGFDKYNHFSRKASKL is encoded by the exons ATGAACAGAGACGCGGTTGAGATTCAGGCCCAGTACGAGCAGCAGGGGTATCTGTCGGCTCTTCCTATCCTGAGTCCAGAAGAGCTGCAGCAGGCCCGGGATGCCTTCGCTGAGCTGGAGAGAAAACATG GTGTAGATTACACCGCCTATAGCCTTCATAATATCCACCAGGAGTACGACTGGGTGATGGCCCTCGCCAAGCACCCTAGGCTTCTTGCGGTGGTCACTGCAGTTCTAGGGCCCGACGTCATCCTGCTTGACTCCAGATTCATTTGTAAATATCCAGTGAAAAAGCCAGAAAGCAATGGTGTCATCCAATCGAGCAACGAGAATAAGGATGGAATGCCATTTGTAGCCTGGCACCAGGACATGAA GTACTGGGGTTTTGATGGAGGTCCGGTTCTATCTGTCTGGCTTGCCCTTGATGACTCACTTGAGGACAATGGAGCACTGCAGGTTATTCCAG GAAGTCACCACTCTGGTCTTCTGCCCCATCACCAATCAAAACGAGCTGGCAACATGCTAAGTGTCAATCAAGAGATCCCAGATGAGCTGGTGCAGGCAGAGAATGCCATCTTATGCCCCCTTAAAGCTGGTCAGATGTCT ATCCATGATGGACTTCTGGTTCATGCCAGTGATCCTAACACTTCTGATAGGAGGCGCTGTGGCTACGTCATCCGATATGTCCCTACATGTGCTTATCCAATCCAG GACCCTGAGAGGCCCAGGAGTTTTCCTGACACAGTGCTGGTCAGCGGTTTTGACAAATACAACCATTTCTCCAGGAAAGCCTCCAAACTGTGA
- the zgc:174917 gene encoding TNFAIP3-interacting protein 1 isoform X1, with translation MEGSSQSSLSEEDTSSKERTLPEEENDLQSEQVEDAAQEESLLSGEEQLTLITESMSITSSDEEKLQLLNKNTELRRLNKELMKLNEEWDHIYHSTSVGLQQRVAALEEESTSLKQLNSRLLLKVEHEQNKREYYEQTLMQELKKNQHLQEYIRLLESRLHQTDLHQWTIGKQTPDISGTSDSHLLQRPSKPSLEVRSTVPPGTKSSLRLAAMGLEIQSDPMREVQDLKEQLEALRCQTKIYEADYKTEQKDHERMLQENKRLRRREGEMRQQMALLQEQLKVYEDDFHKERSDKQILQRLLMKKSPVEKDPVLVHRCNNEQDRPRTDRRKHREEQRGGYVCPKHCEHHGQLEFP, from the exons ATGGAAGGAAGTtcacagtcttcactgtcaGAAGAGGACACTTCAAGCAAAGAACGCACTTTACCTGAGGAGGAGAATGATCTTCAGTCTGA GCAGGTGGAGGATGCGGCACAGGAGGAGTCCCTTCTCTCTGGGGAGGAGCAGTTAACCCTCATCACAGAAAGCATGTCAATCACCTCCTCTGATGAAGAGAAGCTTCAGCTCCTCAACAAAAACACTGAACTGCGTAGACTCAACAAAGAG ctgATGAAACTAAACGAGGAGTGGGATCACATCTACCACAGCACAAGTGTGGGCCTCCAGCAGCGTGTGGCAGCTCTCGAGGAGGAAAGCACGTCCCTCAAACAACTCAACAGCAGACTGCTGCTCAAAGTAGAACATGAACAA AATAAACGGGAATATTACGAGCAAACACTGATGCAGGAACTGAAGAAAAATCAACATCTCCAGGAGTATATCAGACTGCTGGAGAGCCGACTGCATCAAACAGATCTTCATCAGTGGACTATAGGGAAACAG ACTCCAGATATCAGTGGCACATCGGACTCTCATCTACTTCAGCGGCCCTCTAAACCATCCCTGGAAGTACGGTCTACTGTGCCACCAGGCACAAAGTCAAGCCTCAGACTGGCTGCTATGGGATTAGAGATCCAGTCTGACCCGATGAGAGAGGTTCAGGATCTTAAAGAACAGCTGGAGGCGCTGCGATGTCAG ACTAAAATCTATGAGGCTGATTATAAAACAGAACAGAAGGACCACGAGCGCATGCTGCAGGAGAATAAGAGGCTGCGGCGCAGAGAGGGAGAGATGCGTCAGCAGATGGCGCTACTGCAGGAGCAG CTAAAGGTGTATGAGGATGATTTTCACAAGGAACGCTCAGACAAACAGATTCTCCAGAGACTGCTGATGAAAAAATCTCCAGTTGAGAAAGATCCGGTTCTGGTGCATCGCTGCAACAACGAGCAGGACCGGCCCAGAACAGACAGGAGGAAGCACCGAGAAGAGCAGCGGGGTGGATACGTTTGTCCCAAACACTGCGAACATCATGGCCAGCTGGAATTCCCCTGA